In the genome of Aspergillus flavus chromosome 8, complete sequence, one region contains:
- a CDS encoding cytochrome P450: MEVQYILEILHNLEAAIWAVLIFIAFVLISQAHYKAQLAKLPTFDIDEGNEKWRRTYLKSARRLYQEGYKKVSFKNQAWIMPTSDGRKTVVVPGQLLSELSKLPETVLSFPTAINKVLEVKYTKVAPDEPLAPYCIKADLNPALSRLNPIIYREVENALEEKIPQCEDWAPVFIYQKLVNTVAKVSGRIFVGAELSHNKDYLDTAINYTIELGNAVQAVKKMKPWLRPFLAWKLPEVQQLNKHYKVHSTRRIVKMQLLVIFAGIHNTTVTATNVLYNLAVSPEYMQPLREEICKAISDNDGTLTSRALQQMEKLDSFMKETIRFYPPELTSFSGQYIPPGTSIETPLQAIYQDDSNYPDSDTFDGFRFYKIRQGGGATVHARNQFVTSNEQNLVFGYGKHACPGRFLAAAEIKMIVSKILLTYDFKNADDWTERYSNYEVGRLNMPETAIPLLFRKTTAQDSSL, from the exons ATGGAAGTACAATACATTCTGGAGATTTTGCACAACCTTGAAGCAGCCATTTGGGCTGTTCTCATCTTCATAGCCTTCGTCTTGATTTCTCAGGCTCACTACAAAGCCCAATTAGCCAAACTCCCCACCTTTGATATTGACGAAGGCAACGAGAAATGGAGGCGGACGTATTTGAAATCCGCACGAAGGCTCTATCAAGAGGGATACAAAAAGGTCAGC TTCAAAAACCAAGCCTGGATCATGCCAACTTCAGACG GCCGTAAAACCGTGGTTGTCCCTGGTCAGCTTCTATCAGAGTTGAGCAAACTACCTGAAACTGTTCTCAGTTTCCCCACCGCAATTAACAAG GTATTGGAGGTTAAATACACCAAGGTAGCTCCCGATGAGCCACTTGCACCATATTGTATCAAGGCCGATTTGAATCCTGCTTTAT CCCGGCTGAACCCCATTATCTATCGGGAGGTTGAAAACGCTCTAGAAGAAAAAATCCCACAATGCGAAGATTGGGCACCGGTATTCATTTATCAGAAACTTGTGAATACAGTAGCGAAAGTGTCTGGGAGAATATTCGTTGGCGCGGAGCTTTCCCACAACAAAGATTACCTCGATACAGCGATCAACTACACCATCGAATTGGGCAATGCAGTACAAGCTGtcaagaaaatgaagcccTGGCTTCGGCCCTTCCTGGCATGGAAGCTTCCAGAGGTCCAACAACTCAATAAGC ATTATAAGGTTCACTCCACAAGACGCATCGTGAAAATGCAGCTTCTGGTAATATTCGCCGGGATCCATAACACGACGGTGACTGCAACCAACGTCTTATATAATCTCGCCGTTTCTCCCGAGTACATGCAGCCTCTGCGTGAAGAGATATGCAAGGCAATATCAGACAATGATGGGACGCTCACTTCACGTGCACTGCAACAGATGGAAAAGCTTGACTCGTTCATGAAAGAGACAATTCGCTTCTACCCGCCAGAACTCACCTCCTTCTC CGGCCAATACATCCCACCAGGTACATCCATCGAAACACCATTACAGGCCATATATCAAGATGATAGCAACTATCCCGACAGTGATACCTTCGACGGTTTCCGATTCTACAAGATCCGGCAGGGCGGTGGGGCAACTGTACACGCTCGCAATCAATTCGTCACGTCCAACGAACAGAATCTCGTCTTTGGATATGGAAAGCATGCGTGTCCAGGAAGATTCTTAGCCGCTGCGGAGATCAAGATGATCGTTTCCAAAATACTTTTAACCTACGATTTCAAAAATGCGGACGATTGGACGGAAAGATATTCGAATTATGAAGTTGGTCGACTA AATATGCCTGAAACGGCCATTCCACTGCTCTTTAGGAAGACAACGGCACAAGACAGTAGTTTGTGA
- a CDS encoding putative lipase 2 precursor — translation MLGLGPLLLCFFVFTTCLAYPGSLANRATVTPPSADPFYEPPSGYENTQPGTILRHREVPNPIALIDPIKIKLAAAYQILYRSTDNWANATATVTTVLVPENANTSRLLSYQIPEDSSSVDCAPSYTLQTGIDDSDILSKTGIQSHTILFRAALEKGWIVSLPDHEGPKAAFLANRRAGHAVLDGIRAVLGSSDFTTVSPNASVAMWGYSGGSLATGFAAELQPTYAPDLDMIVGAALGGLIGDIEVVTYTVNKGPFVGLNFGGINGIAHEYPDIAALFEEQLVESKKAKFYDANHNCFLANIIEYPFQDLFSYFKDPSILSYPQMQQALKDNNLGQIPPKMPIFVYKGALDEISPVSSTEIIVSRYCAGGTVINYKDVLTHEHVLLQLDGFLEAFAWLEKRMDGEAAETNCSWTDELLPISEPGSLGVVVPTVEGVASDVVGTVLL, via the coding sequence ATGCTTGGTCTAGGGCCACTTCTACTGtgtttcttcgtcttcacGACATGTCTCGCCTACCCTGGTAGTCTTGCCAATAGGGCCACAGTCACCCCTCCCAGTGCAGACCCCTTCTACGAACCCCCATCAGGATATGAGAACACACAACCAGGAACCATCCTGCGACACCGAGAGGTGCCAAATCCGATAGCACTTATCGACCCCATAAAGATCAAACTAGCAGCTGCCTACCAAATACTGTACCGATCCACCGACAACTGGGCAAATGCCACAGCAACAGTCACCACAGTCCTTGTCCCAGAAAATGCGAACACCTCGAGACTCCTGTCGTATCAGATTCCAGAGGATTCATCTTCCGTCGACTGCGCCCCATCATACACCCTACAAACCGGCATAGACGACAGCGATATCCTTTCCAAAACGGGAATCCAGAGTCATACGATCCTATTCAGAGCTGCGCTGGAAAAGGGCTGGATTGTGAGTCTGCCGGATCACGAGGGTCCCAAGGCCGCCTTCTTGGCGAATCGTCGCGCTGGACATGCAGTTCTAGATGGCATTAGAGCCGTCCTTGGCTCTTCAGATTTCACTACAGTCTCTCCCAACGCATCCGTCGCTATGTGGGGTTATTCCGGAGGAAGTCTGGCAACCGGATTCGCCGCTGAACTCCAGCCAACCTACGCTCCCGATCTAGACATGATCGTTGGCGCAGCGCTGGGAGGGCTTATCGGCGATATTGAGGTCGTCACATATACAGTTAACAAGGGTCCATTTGTGGGGCTAAACTTCGGGGGCATCAACGGCATAGCGCATGAATACCCCGACATCGCAGCATTGTTTGAGGAGCAGCTCGTCGAAAGCAAAAAGGCAAAGTTTTACGATGCGAACCATAACTGTTTCTTGGCAAATATCATTGAATACCCCTTCCAGGATCTCTTCTCCTACTTCAAGGATCCCAGCATCCTAAGTTATCCTCAGATGCAGCAGGCCTTAAAGGATAACAACCTCGGACAGATACCGCCTAAGATGCCGATTTTCGTGTACAAGGGCGCGCTTGATGAGATCAGCCCCGTTAGCTCTACGGAAATTATTGTGTCGCGGTATTGTGCTGGCGGCACGGTGATCAACTATAAGGATGTTCTGACCCATGAGCATGTACTTTTACAGCTTGATGGGTTTCTGGAAGCGTTTGCTTGGCtagagaagaggatggatGGCGAGGCTGCGGAGACTAATTGTTCGTGGACTGATGAGTTGTTGCCGATCTCCGAGCCGGGCAGTCTGGGAGTAGTAGTGCCCACCGTTGAGGGTGTCGCTAGTGATGTGGTCGGT